CTTGTTTATTGAGCTATTCCGGGCCATCCCGCTCCTGATCCTGATGATGATCATGTACTACGGACTCCCGCCGCTCGGTGTGACCTTCGTCACCCCGTTCGTCGCCGTGGTCACCGGACTGACCCTGTACAACGGATCCGTCCTGGCGGAGGTCTTTCGGGCCGGGATTGAGTCTCTTCCCAAGGGGCAGTCTGAAGCCGCGTATGCCATTGGCATGCGAAAGACACAGGTCATGCGCATGATCCTGCTTCCGCAGGCCCTGCGTGCCATGGCGCCGGTCATCGTGTCGCAGCTTGTCGTCGTGCTGAAGGACACCGCCCTCGGCTTCATCGTCACGTACCAGGAGCTGCTCTATCTGGCCAAGTTCTACGGAACGCAGTCCCGATACGACTCGCCGATCATTCCTGCGGCGATCATTGTCGCCACGATTTACATCGCGCTGTGCCTTCTACTCGCGGGAGTGGCGAAGATCGTTGAGGTGCGCACCAAGCGCGGCTACGCCAAAAATGTGAAGGTTCAAGAGCTGGTGAACGAGACCGCCTAGCGGGGGTCGCATGCGCGATCGAGTGGACGGCATCCGCTCGCCCGCTAAACTTGGGCCTTGTGCCTGTACCCACTGAAATTTCTGAATCGGCGGTGAGCGCTGCGGTTGACGCAGCACTCACCGCCATTTCCATTGCCGAGACCTCCGCGCACCTCAAGAACGTGCGCAGCGAGCACGTGGGGGAGTCATCCCCCCTCGCCAAGCTCAACGGCCTGATGCGCACGGTTCCCGGCGACCAAAAGGCGGCCGCCGGGAAGCTTCTCGGTCAAGCCAAGGGTCGCGTCACCCAGGCGTTTGCTGCGCGGGAGAGCGCCATCGGCGAGGCCGAGGCCACTGCCCAGCTCGCCGCTGAAACCGTTGATGTCACCGCCGCAGCGTCAACCTGGAAGCCGGGAGCGCGGCATCCGATCTCGCTTCTCACCGAACGTGCGAGCGATGTGTTCGTGGCCATGGGGTGGGAAGTGGCCGAAGGGCCCGAGCTCGAAAGTGAGTGGTTCAACTTCGATGGCCTGAACTTTGACGAGGATCACCCGGCGCGCGCCATGCAGGACACCTTCTTTGTCGAGCCAACGGATGCTCACCTCGTGTTGCGCACTCAGACCTCACCCGTGCAGCTGCGCGCGTTGCTCTCTCGGGAGCTGCCCGTGTATGTCGTGGCCCCGGGGCGCGTGTTTCGCACCGACGAGCTCGACGCCACGCACACGCCGGTGTTCCACCAGATCGAGGGCATCGCCATCGACAAGGGACTCACCATGGCGCACCTGCGCGGCACGCTGGATCACTTTGTGCAGGCGCTGTTCGGCCCCGAAGCCAAGGTGCGCCTGCGCCCCAACTATTTTCCGTTCACCGAACCGAGCGCCGAGCTCGATGTGTGGCACCCGACGTTTAAGGACGGCGCACGGTGGATCGAGTGGGGTGGCTGCGGCATGGTGCACGCGAACGTGCTGCGCGCCGCTGGAATCGACCCCGAGGTCTACTCCGGGTTTGCGTTCGGCGTGGGTGTGGAACGAGCTTTGATGTTTAGAAACGATGTAAAGGACATGCACGACATGGTCGAGGGCGATACCCGGTTCAGCCAGCAGTATGGGATGACGATCTGATGCGCGTACCACTGAGCTGGCTGGGCGAATTCGTTGACCTGGCCCCGGGCACCACGCCCGAAGACGTGCACGCCGCCCTCGTGAGCGTGGGACTCGAAGAGGAAGAGATTCACCGCTTCGAGCTGTCCGGCCCCATCGTCGTGGGTGAGGTTCTGGAGTTTGTGGGCGAACCGCAGAAAAACGGCAAGACCATCAACTGGTGCCAGGTGCGTGTCGCCGCCGACGGCGAGCTCGCGGCCGACGGCGGACCGGCCATTCACGGCATCGTGTGCGGTGCACACAACTTCGCCGTGGGCGACAAGGTGGTTGTCACCCTGCCCGGCGCAGTCCTCCCCGGCCCGTTCCCGATCGCTCCGCGGCAGACCTACGGCCACGTGTCCGACGGCATGATCGCATCCGCTCGTGAGCTGGGCCTCGGCGATGAGCACGACGGCATTCTGCTGCTCTCCTCCCTCGGCCTCGACGCCCCGGTGGGAACCGACGCGATTGCGCTGCTGGGGCTGGACGACTCAGCCGTTGAGGTGAACGTCACCCCTGACCGCGGTTACGCCTTCTCCATTCGCGGCATTGCCCGCGAGTACGCCCACGCCACGGGAGCCGCTTTCCGCGACCCGGCGCTGACCTCGGGTTCGTTCTCGCCCAGCACCATCTTCCCCGTGGTGATTGACGATGCAGCCCCGATTCGCGGCCGCATCGGCTCGACGGTCTTCACCACCCGGACTGTTCGTGGCATCGACCCGACCCGGCCCACGCCGGCGTGGATGGTGGCTCGGCTCGGGCTGGCCGGCATCCGCTCTATTTCGTTGACCGTGGATGTGACCAATTACGTGATGATTGAGCTGGGTCAGCCGCTGCACGGGTACGACCTAGACACGCTCACCGGAGGCATTCTGGTGCGTCGGGCCGAGGCGGGCGAGAAGTTCACCACGCTCGATGGCGTCGTGCGCACCCTCGTGCGGGAAGACCTCCTGATCACCGACGAATCCGGTCCGATCGGCCTCGCCGGCGTGATGGGTGGCGCGTCGACGGAGATTTCGTCCACGAGCGTGAATGTGCTCGTGGAGGCCGCGAACTTCGACCCGGTGTCGATCGCGCGGTCGGCTCGTCGTCACAAGCTGCCGAGTGAGGCGTCACGCCGCTTCGAACGCGGCGTCGACCCGGCCATTGCCGCGGTGGCTGCGGCACGCGTGGTGCAGCTGCTTGTGGATCTCGCCGGGGGAGAGGCCGATGGCCTCGGCTCCGTCCATGACGACAGCGTTGCGCCCGTGGCGATTCACCTGCCCACCGGCTTCATCTCGGGGCTGATTGGCCTCGAGTACACCGGTGACGAGGTGCGCAACTCGCTGCTGGAGATCGGCACGACACTCGTGGAGGCGGACGGCGACCTGTCGGTCACCCCGCCCACCTGGCGCCCTGACCTCACCGACAAGTGGACGCTGGCCGAAGAGGTTGCCCGCATTGTGGGCTACGACCGCATTCCGTCTGTGCTGCCGGTCGCCCCGCCCGGACGTGGCCTCACTCGCGCGCAGACTCTGCGTCGCACGGTGTCGCAGACGCTTGCGGCCACCGGCCACACTGAGG
This sequence is a window from Cryobacterium sp. CG_9.6. Protein-coding genes within it:
- the pheT gene encoding phenylalanine--tRNA ligase subunit beta; protein product: MRVPLSWLGEFVDLAPGTTPEDVHAALVSVGLEEEEIHRFELSGPIVVGEVLEFVGEPQKNGKTINWCQVRVAADGELAADGGPAIHGIVCGAHNFAVGDKVVVTLPGAVLPGPFPIAPRQTYGHVSDGMIASARELGLGDEHDGILLLSSLGLDAPVGTDAIALLGLDDSAVEVNVTPDRGYAFSIRGIAREYAHATGAAFRDPALTSGSFSPSTIFPVVIDDAAPIRGRIGSTVFTTRTVRGIDPTRPTPAWMVARLGLAGIRSISLTVDVTNYVMIELGQPLHGYDLDTLTGGILVRRAEAGEKFTTLDGVVRTLVREDLLITDESGPIGLAGVMGGASTEISSTSVNVLVEAANFDPVSIARSARRHKLPSEASRRFERGVDPAIAAVAAARVVQLLVDLAGGEADGLGSVHDDSVAPVAIHLPTGFISGLIGLEYTGDEVRNSLLEIGTTLVEADGDLSVTPPTWRPDLTDKWTLAEEVARIVGYDRIPSVLPVAPPGRGLTRAQTLRRTVSQTLAATGHTEVLAYPFVSSTANAVFGGTDQVRLANAMDGAAPVLRTTLLPGLLQLAHRNRSRGLVDVSIYEQGLVFLPEAGVTYGIPVVPPGAEKPSVEVQAALNAGIPPQPLHLGVVLVGNTRRHQPGHPATPAGWQDALAAVAQVSLATGVSIQVRQGSRPGMHPGRTAELFVTTDAAELVVGFAGELLPSVAKDYDLPSVVAVAEIDLDAVIAQATSVVSATEIRTKPAATQDLSLVVSVEVAAGDLRAAVIEGAGALLERIDLVDDYRGAGIEPGQKSLTFALRFRAPDRTLTAAEASDARLAGVALASARFGATLRE
- the pheS gene encoding phenylalanine--tRNA ligase subunit alpha, with the protein product MPVPTEISESAVSAAVDAALTAISIAETSAHLKNVRSEHVGESSPLAKLNGLMRTVPGDQKAAAGKLLGQAKGRVTQAFAARESAIGEAEATAQLAAETVDVTAAASTWKPGARHPISLLTERASDVFVAMGWEVAEGPELESEWFNFDGLNFDEDHPARAMQDTFFVEPTDAHLVLRTQTSPVQLRALLSRELPVYVVAPGRVFRTDELDATHTPVFHQIEGIAIDKGLTMAHLRGTLDHFVQALFGPEAKVRLRPNYFPFTEPSAELDVWHPTFKDGARWIEWGGCGMVHANVLRAAGIDPEVYSGFAFGVGVERALMFRNDVKDMHDMVEGDTRFSQQYGMTI
- a CDS encoding amino acid ABC transporter permease, with protein sequence MSNVLFDAPGPRALLRHKYIGVLTLLVVAGLLGFIIFRFIETDQFTAAKWELFTFPLVHVAIFKALLATLQAFGVAAVLSLALGLLLLIGRVSQHRWISRPTYLFIELFRAIPLLILMMIMYYGLPPLGVTFVTPFVAVVTGLTLYNGSVLAEVFRAGIESLPKGQSEAAYAIGMRKTQVMRMILLPQALRAMAPVIVSQLVVVLKDTALGFIVTYQELLYLAKFYGTQSRYDSPIIPAAIIVATIYIALCLLLAGVAKIVEVRTKRGYAKNVKVQELVNETA